The region GTCGGCGATGGGATCAGTCATGCTCATTGAGATTCACCTTATGAGTAGCACCGATATCCGCGGAATTGCGAATTTCAGTAGTAGTAACGCTTTGTTGCAGCAGCCCCCAGAAGCGCCGCCGCGACCCGAAGGCCGCGGCGGTGGATCCGGGAAAGCCGACTATCTTACCAGCTTGCCTTGCGAAGACCAGGCACGTCGCCGCGCATGGTGGCTTCGCGCAGCTTGTTGCGGCCGAGGCCGAACTTGCTGTATACGCCGCGCGAACGACCGGTCAGGGCGCAACGGTTGCGCTGACGGCTCGGCGAAGAGTCGCGGGGCAGCTTGGACAGCTTGACCACGGCCTCGGCCTTGTCTTCGTACGACGAGGCGTCGCTGGAGATGATCTTCTTCAGCGCTTCGCGCTTGCCGGCGAACTTCTTCGCCAGCTTGGCCCGCTTGACCTCGCGGTTGACCATGGAAGTCTTAGCCATTGTTCAATCCTTAAGTATCAGTTGCGGAACGGGAAGCGGAAGGCTTCGAGCAGGGCCTTGGCCTCGGCATCGGTCTTCGCGGTCGTGGTGATCGCGATGTCCATGCCGCGCAGCGCGTCGACCTGGTCGAAATCGATTTCCGGGAAGATGATCTGTTCCTTGACGCCCATGTTGTAGTTGCCGCGGCCGTCGAACGAACGGCCGGACACACCACGAAAGTCGCGCACGCGCGGCAGCGAGATGTTGACCAGACGGTCGAGGAACTCGTACATCTTGGCGCGACGCAGGGTGACCTTGGCGCCGATCGGCCAGCCGTCGCGGATCTTGAACGAAGCCACCGACACGCGGGACTTGGTCACGATCGGCTTCTGGCCGGCGATCTTGGTCATGTCGGCGACGGCATTTTCCAGGATCTTCTTGTTGGTGGCGGCTTCGCCCACGCCCATGTTCAGCGTGATCTTGACGAGGCGCGGCACTTCCATCGGGTTCTTGTAGCCGAACTTTTCGGTCAGCGCCGGAACCACTTCTTTCTTGTAAAACTCTTCGAGCCGGGTGGTCATTTCAGCATTCCTCAGGCGTCAACCGCCTCACCACTGGAGCGGAACACACGCAGTTTGCGTCCATCCTCCAGCATCTTGAAACCGATGCGTTCGCCCTTGCCGGTGGCCGGGTTGAACAGCATGACGTTGGAAATGTGAATCGGCGCTTCGCGCTCGATCACGCCGCCCGGCTGGTTGGCCTGCGGATTCGGCTTGGTGTGGCGCTTGATGATGTTGATGTTCGCCACGACGACTTTGTCGCCGAGCACGCGCACCACATCACCCTTCTTGCCCTTGTCCTTGCCGGCGGTGACGATGACTTGATCGCCCTTCTTGATACGGTTCATGTCTAGTTCCTCCGCTCAGAGCACTTCAGGCGCGAGCGAGACGATCTTCATGAACTTCTCGGAGCGAAGCTCGCGAGTCACGGGCCCGAAGATACGGGTGCCGATCGGCTCATGCTTATTGTTGAGCAACACCGCAGCGTTGCCATCGAAGCGGATCAGCGAGCCGTCCGGACGGCGCACACCCTTGCGGGTGCGGACCACGACGGCGTCGTAAACGTCGCCCTTCTTGACCTTGCCGCGCGGGATCGCGTCCTTCACGGTGACCTTGATGATGTCGCCAATGTGCGCGTAACGGCGCTTGGAGCCGCCGAGCACCTTGATGCACATCACTTCCTTAGCACCGGAGTTGTCGGCCACGCCGAGGTAGCTTTGCATCTGGATCATGGTTCAGCCTCCTCTTATTCGGCCGCGCGGCTGACGATTTCAACCACGCTCCAGTTCTTGGTCTTGGACATCGGGGCAATCTCCTTCACGCGGACGATATCGCCTTCTTTGCAGGCGTTCTCGGCGTCGTGAGCGTGGAGCTTGGACGAGCGACGGATGTACTTGCCGTACAGCGCGTGCTTGACCTGGCGTTCGACGAGCACGGTGACGGTCTTGTCCATCTTGTTGCTGACGACCCGGCCTTCAACCGTGCGCAGCGCCTTGTCTGTATTGTTGTCGGTCATGGCGGGTCCTTACTTCTTCTCACCCAGCAGCATGTTGACGCGAGCAATCTCGCGCTTCACACGGCGGGCTTCATGAGTCTTGGCGAGCTGGCCGGTGGCCTTCTGCATACGGAGAGCGAAGCTCTCCTTATGCAGTTCCACCAGGTGGGCCTTCAGTTGGTCGGCCGACTTCTCGCGCAGTTGCTTGAGTTCCATTAGCGCACCGTCCGGGTAACGAAAGTGGTGGTCACCGAGAGCTTGGCGGCGGCCAGACGGAACGCTTCGCGCGCCACGTCCTCGCCCACGCCTTCGATCTCGTAAATCATGCGACCGGGCTGGATCTGAGCGACCCAGTACTCGACGTTGCCCTTACCGGAGCCCATTCGGACTTCGATCGGCTTCTTGGTGATCGGCTTGTCCGGGAACACGCGGATCCACATCTTGCCGCCGCGCTTGACGTAACGGCTGATCGAGCGGCGGGCCGCTTCGATCTGGCGCGCAGTGAGCTGGCCGTGAGCGGTGGCCTTGAGGCCGTACTCGCCGAAGCTGACGGCGTTGCCGCTCCAGCTCAGGCCATCATTGCGGCCCTTGTGTACCTTGCGGTACTTAGTTCGCTTGGGTTGCAACATGACGGATTACCTCTGTTCGCGGGCCGGACGGCCCGGACGGTCGTTACGATCACCGCGGTCGCCGCGGTCACCACGATCGCTGCGCGGGGAATCGTCCTGCTTCTCCTGGCCCACCTGGGAGAAGTCGAACACTTCGCCCTTGTAGATCCAGGTCTTGATGCCGATGATGCCGTAGGTCGTCTTGGCTTCAGCGAAGCCGTAGTCGATGTCGGCACGCAGCGTGTGCAGCGGCACGCGACCTTCGCGGTACCACTCCGAACGCGCGATTTCGGCGCCGTTGAGACGGCCGGCGACGTTGACCTTGATGCCGAGGGCACCCAGGCGCATCGCGTTGCCGACGGCGCGCTTCATCGCGCGGCGGAACATGATGCGGCGCTCGAGCTGCTGCGCGATCGATTCGGCGACCAGCTGTGCGTCGAGTTCCGGCTTGCGGACCTCGGTCACGTTGATGTGCGCCGGGACGCCCATCAGTGCGCTGACTTCCTTACGCAGCTTCTCGATGTCCTCGCCGCGCTTGCCGATCACCACGCCCGGACGGGCGGTGTGGATCGTCACGCGGGCGTTGTTCGCCGGACGCTCGATGAAGATCTTGGAAATACCAGCCTGAGCGAGCTTCTTGCGGAGCATCTCGCGGACCTTGAGGTCGGCAGCGAGGTACTCGGCATACTGCTTCTTGCCGGCAAACCACTTCGAATTCCAGTCCTTGGCAATGCCCAGGCGGATTCCGGTCGGATGTACTTTATGACCCATTGTCTGACTCCGCCTTACTTGCCCGCGCCCACAACCACAGTGATGTGGCTGGTGCGCTTGAGGATGCGGGTGCCGCGGCCTTTCGCACGAGCCATGAAGCGCTTCAGTGCGGGACCCTCGTCCACCATGATGGTCGTGACCTTGAGTTCGTCAACGTCGGCGCCCTGGTTGTTCTCGGCGTTCGCGATGGCGGACTCCACGACCTTGCGGATCAGTGCAGCTGCCTTCTTGTCCGAGAACTTCAGCAGGTTGACGGCGCGCTCAGCGGACAGACCGCGCACCTGGTCGGCGACCAGGCGGGCCTTCTGCGGGGAGATGCGCGCGGTGCGCAGGATGGCTTTCGCTTCCATGGTCATCTCCTTACTTACCCGACTTCTTGTCGCCGCCGTGACCCTTGAACGTACGGGTCAAAGCGAATTCGCCAAGCTTATGGCCAACCATGTTCTCGTTGACCAGCACCGGGATGTGGTTTTTGCCGTTATGCACGGCGATGGTGAAGCCCACCATTTCCGGCAGCACCATCGAGCGGCGCGACCAGGTCTTGATCGGCTTCTTGTTGTTGCCCGCGGTCTCCACCTTCTTGATGAGATGGTGGTCGACGAACGGACCCTTTTTGAGTGAACGTGCCATGGCCGATTAACCCCTGCGATCGCGCACGATGAATTGCGAAGTGCGCTTGTTCTTGCGCGTCTTGTAACCCTTGGTCGGAACACCCCAGGGGGTGACCGGATGCGGGTTGCCCTGGCCAGCCTTCGCCTCACCACCACCGTGCGGGTGGTCGACGGGGTTCATGGCGGCGCCGCGGACGGTCGGCTTGATACCGCGCCAGCGCTTGGCACCGGCCTTGCCCAGCTTTTCAAGGCTGTGCTCGTCGTTGCCGACTTCGCCGATGGTGGCGCGGCACTCGACCGGCACCTTGCGCATTTCGCCGGAGCGAAGACGCAGCGTGGCGTAGCCCTGCTCGCGAGCGACCAGCTGAACGCCGGCGCCTGCGGCGCGAGCGATCTGAGCGCCCTTGCCCGGCTTCATTTCGATGCAATGCACCGTCGAACCGACCGGGATGTTGGTCAGCGGCAGCGTGTTGCCGACGCGGATCGGAGCATCGCGGCCAGCGATCACCTGATCGCCGTCCTTCAGGCCCTTCGGGGCGATGATGTAACGGCGCTCGCCATCGACGTAGCACAGCAGCGCGATGTGCGCGGTGCGGTTGGGATCGTATTCGATCCGCTCCACGCGCGCCGGAATGCCTTCCTTGTCGCGCTTGAAGTCGATGATGCGGTAGTGCTGCTTGTGACCACCACCGATGTGACGGGTGGTGATGCGGCCGTGGTGGTTACGACCGCCGCTCTTGCTCTGCTTTTCGACCAACGCCGCGTGCGGCGCGCCCTTGTGCAGGCCCGGCGTCACGACGCGGACCGCGTTGCGGCGGCCGGCGGAAGTGGGCTTGAAAGTCATCAATGCCATGGGTCTTTCCTCAGGCCTTGGCCATTACGTCGATCGACTGGCCTTCGGCCAGCTTCACGTACGCCTTGCGCCAGTCGGCGCGACGGCCCATGCGGAACTTGAAGGCCTTGTTCTTACCCTTCACGTTGACCACATTCACCGCCTCGACCTTAACGTCGAACAGCTTTTCCACGGCGACCTTGATGTCGGCCTTGGTAGCGTCCGTCGCGACTTCGAAGACGTATTGGTTGGATACTTCCTGCAGACGTGCGGTCTTTTCGGACACGCGCGGCGCACGGATGATGCTGTAGAGCTTGGCCTCGTTCATGCCAGCCACTCCTCGATCTTCTTGACCGCATCGGCGGTGAACACGATCGAATCGGCGCCGACGAGGGCCACCGGATCGAGTCCCTGCACGTCGCGGACTTCCACATAGGGCAGGTTGCGAGCCGAGAGGTACAGATTCTCGGAAGCTTCCTCGGTGACGAGCAGCGGACGACGGCCCATTTCGAGCGACTTCAGCATGGCGACCATGCCCGAGGTCTTCGGCGTCTCGACGTCCAGCTTCTCAACGACGGTGATGCGGCCCTGGCGGTTCAATTCCGACAGGATCGCAGCCATCGCTGCGCGGTACATCTTGCGGTTCACCTTCTGGGCGAAGCTGCGCGGCTTGGCCGCGAAGGTCACGCCGCCGCCGACGAAGATCGGAGCCGTCAGCGCGCCATGACGCGCACCGCCGCCCTTCTGCTTCTTCGACTTCTTGGTGGTGCCGTTGACTTCCGAACGCGTCTTCTGCGCCTTGGTGCCGGCGCGGCCCGCGTTGCGGTAGGCCACAACAACCTGGTGGACCAGGTCTTCGCTGAATTCGCGATCGAAGATGGCGTCGGAAACCGACAGCTTCTTGTCGCTACCGTTGATGGCAAGTTCCATCGTCATACTCCCTTGCTCGACGGACGGACGATCACGTCGCCGCCCGGAGCGCCCGGCACGGCGCCCTTGATCGCGATCAGGCCGCGCTCGGCGTCGACCTTGACCACTTCCAGGCCCTGCGTGCTCTGCTGGACGGCGCCCATGTGACCGGACATCTTCTTACCGGGGAAAACGCGGCCCGGCGTCTGGCGCTGGCCGATCGAACCCGGCGAACGGTGCGACAACGAGTTACCGTGCGTCGCGTCGCCCATGCTGAAGTTCCAGCGCTTGATCGTGCCCTGGAAGCCCTTACCCTTGGTGATGCCCTGGACGTCGACGATCTGGCCCACTTCGAAGATGTCGGCCTTGATTTCGCCGCCGACTTCGAACGCGCCGATCTTGTCGTCTTCCACGCGCAGCTCCCACAGGCCGCGACCGGCTTCGACCTTCGCCTTGGCGAGGTGTCCGGCTTCGGGCTTGTTGACGAGCGCAGCGCGGCGCACGCCGACGGTGACCTGCACGGCGCTGTAGCCGTCGGTGTCCGTGGTCTTGATCTGGGTAATACGGTTCGGGGTCGCCTCGATCAGGGTCACCGGAACCGACTTGCCGTCTTCAGTGAAGAAGCGGCTCATGCCGGCCTTGCGACCGACGATGCCCAACGAATATTTCTTCGCGGTCATGGTGGTGGCCTCAGGTCAGCTTGATCTGCACATCGACGCCCGCCGCCAGCTCGAGCTTCATCAGCGCGTCTACGGTCTTGTCGTTCGGGTCGATGATGTCGAGCACGCGCTTATGCGTGCGGGTTTCATACTGGTCACGCGCGTCTTTGTCGACGTGCGGGGACACCAGGATGGTGTAGCGCTCGATCTTGGTCGGCAGCGGGATCGGGCCGCGCACTTGCGCGCCGGTCCGCTTAGCTGTCTCGACGATCTCGCTGGCCGAGCGGTCGATCAGACGATGATCGTACGCCTTCAGCCGAATCCGGATCTTTTGGTCCGCCATGACGGAATTCCTTGGTTAAAAGAGCGACGGGCCGGCCTCTGGGTGTGCCGAACCCCACGAAAACGCAAACACTCCAGGACTACACCCACGCCCCGGAGCCTCCTTGCCTGGTAAAAACTAAGGCAGGTCGGTTGCCCGACCCGCCCAGAAAGGAATGGAACGCACGAAAGGCCCCGTTTACTGTTCCTTGGAAGCCCGAGGGCCCGGAACGTACGGAGCGCAGCCGTGCGACATGTCCTTGTCTGGCGAATACGAGGCGCGTCCTGCACCTCATTTCGCTGGTTGTGCCGCCCCGGCGTGAACAGGGGTGGCACGGTGGTCGCGCATTCTACATGCATCCGGGAGAAGAGTGCAAGCACCCTGCCCTGATGGCGGATTGCGCGGGCTGGAACCCTGTTCAGGAAACCGGCCCTCGACCAAAAGCGGAACTCGACTTTCGGCTCTGGCTCCCCGCCTTCGCGGAGATAACGAACCGACAGAGCCGGGCGCGCTTTTTGGCGCGCCCGGGCCGGTTCGTTACTTGATGATCTTGGCCACGACGCCGGCGCCGACGGTACGGCCGCCTTCGCGGATCGCGAAGCGCAGACCTTCGTCCATCGCCACCGGGTTGATCAGCGTGACGACCATCTTCACGTTGTCGCCCGGCATCACCATCTCGACGCCCTCCGGCAGCTCGCAAGCGCCGGTGATGTCGGTGGTGCGGAAGTAGAACTGCGGACGGTAGCCCTTGAAGAACGGGGTGTGACGGCCGCCTTCGTCCTTCGACAGCACATAGACTTCGGCTTCGAAGTCGGTGTGCGGCTTGATCGAACCCGGCTTGCACAGCACCTGGCCGCGCTCGACGTCGTCGCGCTTGGTGCCGCGCAGCAGCAGACCAGCGTTGTCGCCCGCCTGACCCTGGTCGAGCAGCTTGCGGAACATTTCCACGCCCGTGACCGTCGTCTTCTGGGTCGGACGGATACCGACGATTTCGATTTCGTCACCGACCTTGACGATGCCGCGCTCGATACGGCCGGTCACCACGGTGCCGCGGCCCGAGATCGAGAACACGTCTTCCACCGGCATCAGGAACGGCTTGTCGACGTCGCGCTCCGGCTGCGGGATGAAGCTGTCCAGCGCATCCACCAGACGCAGGATCGACGGCACGCCGATTTCGCTCTGGTCGCCTTCCAGCGCCAGACGGGCCGAACCGTGGATGATCGGGGTGTCGTCGCCCGGGAACTCGTACTTGCTCAGCAGCTCGCGCACTTCCATCTCGACCAGCTCGAGCAGCTCGGCGTCGTCCACCATGTCGGCCTTGTTCAGGAACACGACGATGTACGGCACGCCGACCTGACGCGACAGCAGGATGTGTTCGCGGGTCTGCGGCATCGGGCCGTCAGCGGCCGAGCACACCAGGATCGCGCCGTCCATCTGCGCGGCGCCGGTGATCATGTTCTTCACGTAGTCGGCGTGGCCCGGGCAGTCGACGTGCGCGTAGTGACGCGTCGCCGATTCGTATTCCACGTGCGCCGTCGAGATCGTGATGCCGCGCGCCTTTTCTTCCGGCGCCGCGTCGATCGCGTCGTATGCCTTGAACTCGCCACCGAAACGCTCGGCGCCCACCTTCGTCAGCGCCGCCGTCAGCGTCGTCTTGCCGTGGTCAACGTGGCCGATCGTGCCGACGTTCACGTGCGGCTTGGTGCGCTCGAATTTACCCTTAGCCATGATGTCTCTCTCAAATGTTCTGTGATTCGTGATTCGGAATTGGGGATTCGACGAACGAAGCCGCCCAATCCCTTTAACTAAACTTGCACTCGATCAGAGCCGGCACGGGCCCCGGAAGCAGGCGGAATCCGCTTTTGCGAATCCCGAATCCCTACTCCCGGATCCCGGCATGAATCAGCCGCCCTTCTTGATCACGGTCTCGGCGATGTTGTTCGGCGCCTCGGCGTAGTGATCGAATTCCATCGTGAAGGTCGCGCGACCCTGGGTCAGCGAGCGGATGGTCGTGGCGTAACCGAACATTTCGCCCAGCGGAACCATCGCATTGATGGTCTTGCCCGACGGCGTGTCGTCCTGGCCCTGCAACAGGCCGCGACGACGGCTCAAATCGCCCATCACGTCGCCGACGTACTCTTCCGGCGTCACGACTTCGACCTTCATCATCGGCTCCAGCAGGACCGGATCGGCCTTGCGGAAACCTTCCTTGAACGCCATCGACGAAGCGAGTTTGAACGCCATTTCCGAGGAGTCGACGTCGTGGTACGAGCCGAACACCAGCTTGACCTTGACGCCGACGACCGGGAAGCCGGCCAGCGGACCGCTGGTGATGGTTTCGCGCAGACCCTTCTCGATCGCCGGGATGAATTCCTTCGGAATCACGCCGCCGGTGATGTCGTTGATGAACAGGAAATCGTTCTCGACGTCTTCGTGCGCGCGGTCCTTCTCGTTCATCGGCGACAGCTCGATCACGACGTGACCGTACTGACCCTTACCGCCGGACTGCTTGGCGTGCTTGTAGTCCGACTTGACGTCCGACTTGCGGATGGTCTCGCGGTAAGCGACCTGCGGCTTGCCGACGTTGGCTTCGACGTTGAACTCGCGCTTCATGCGGTCGACGAGGATGTCCAGGTGCAGCTCGCCCATGCCGGCGATGATGGTCTGGCCCGATTCTTCGTCGGTGCGCACGCGGAACGAGGGATCTTCCTGCGCCAGGCGGCCCAGGGCGATACCCATCTTTTCCTGGTCCGACTTGGTCTTCGGTTCGACCGCCATCGAGATGACGGGCTCCGGGAAGATCATGCGCTCGAGGGTGATGATGTGATCCTGCGCGCACAGCGTGTCGCCGGTGGTCACGTCCTTCAGGCCGACCGCCGCGGCGATGTCGCCGGCGCGGACTTCCTTGATTTCGTCGCGCTGGTTGGCGTGCATCTGCAGGATGCGGCCGACGCGTTCCTTCTTCGACTTGACCGGGTTGTACACCTGGTCGCCGGAATTCAGCACGCCCGAGTAGACGCGGAAGAAGGTCAGCGAACCCACGAACGGGTCGGTCATGATCTTGAACGCCAGCGCCGAGAACGGTTCGGTGTCGGACGCCTTGCGGGTGTCTTCTTTCTCGTCTTCGTCGATGCCGGCGACCGGCGGACGGTCGGACGGCGACGGCAGCAGGTTGATCACGCCGTCGAGCATGGCCTGCACGCCCTTGTTCTTAAACGCCGAGCCGCAGAACACCGGCACGATCTCGACGCGCAGGGTGCGCGCGCGCAGACCGGCGACGATCTCTTCTTCGCTCAGCTCGCCCTCGTTGAGGTACTTGTCCATGAACTCTTCCGAGGCTTCCGCCGCGGCTTCGATCATGAACGCGCGCGCTTCCTCGGCCTTGGCTTGCAGTTCGGCCGGGATCTCGCGGTACTCGAACTTGGTGCCCTGCGAAGCGACATCCCAGTGGATGGCCTTCATCTTGAGCAGGTCGACCACGCCCTCGAAGCCTTCTTCGGCGCCGATCGGCACCTGCATCGGCACGGCGTAGGCGCCCAGGCGGGCCTTCAGCTGCTCGACGACCTTGTCGAAGTTGGCACCGGTGCGGTCCATCTTGTTGACGAAGGCCATGCGCGGCACGGAGTATTTGTTGGCCTGGCGCCAGACGGTCTCGGACTGCGGCTGCACGCCGCCGACCGCGCACAGCACGAACACCGCGCCGTCGAGGACGCGCAGCGAGCGCTCCACTTCGATGGTGAAGTCGACGTGTCCGGGGGTGTCGATGATGTTGAAGCGGTGCTCGGGCAGGGACTTGTCCATGCCCTTCCAGAACGCGGTCGTCGCTGCCGACGTGATGGTGATGCCGCGTTCCTGCTCCTGCTCCATCCAGTCCATCGTCGCGGCACCTTCGTGCACTTCGCCGATCTTGTGGCTGACGCCGGTGTAGAAAAGGATGCGCTCGGACGTGGTGGTCTTACCCGCGTCGATGTGCGCCATGATGCCGAAGTTGCGGTAACGCTCGATGGGAGTGGTGCGAGCCACGGGACCCTCTCGTAATAAGTTTTCGAATTCCAAATGGCCGGACGCCGCCTCGTGGGCGGCCTCCGGTTCGCTAGGCGGCCTTTACGCCGCCGCGGCAACATCTCATGCGGATGTTGCGAAGGCCCTGTCGCCAGGGCGCTGCGATCACCAGCGGTAGTGCGCGAACGCGCGGTTCGCTTCCGCCATACGGTGGGTCTCTTCGCGCTTCTTGATCGCCGCGCCGCGGTTTTCCGAGGCGTCGAGCAGTTCGGCGGCGAGCTTGCGCGGCATGCTGCTCTCGCCGCGCTTGCGCGCCGACTCGATCAGCCAGCGCATAGCCAGCGCCATGCGGCGCGACGTACGCACTTCGACCGGCACCTGGTAGGTGGCGCCGCCGACGCGACGCGACTTCACTTCGACCGACGGAGAAACGTTGGTCAACGCCTTCTCGACCAGCTCAAGAGCATTCGGGCTCTTTTCGCCGATGACGTCCATCGCGCCGTAAACGATCTTCTCGGCGACGGACTTCTTGCCGCTCTGCATGACCATATTGATGAAGCGCGCGATCGTCTCGCTGCCGTGCTTGGGATCGGGCAGAACCGAACGCTGCGGGGTGGAACCTTTACGCGACATGGTGCGTACCTATTCTCGTGATTCTTGGTAGACGTACTTCCGGAAACCGGCACTTACACGAAGCGCCGGCCGTAGAAGCGACGCGCTTAGGACTTCGGACGCTTGGCGCCGTACTTGGAACGGCTCTGGCGACGCTTGGCGACACCGGCGGCGTCGAGCGAGCCGCGCACGGTGTGGTAGCGCACGCCCGGCAGATCCTTGACGCGACCGCCGCGGATCAGGACCACCGAGTGCTCCTGCAAGTTGTGGCCTTCGCCGCCGATGTACGAAATGATTTCGTAGCCGTTGGTCAGGCGCACCTTGGCGACCTTGCGCAGAGCCGAGTTCGGCTTCTTCGGGGTCGTGGTGTAAACGCGGGTGCAAACGCCGCGACGCTGCGGGCAATTCGCCAGCGCCGGCGAGGCGCTCTTGTAGGTGGTCGCCTGCCGCGGCTTGCGGACGAGCTGATTGATGGTTGCCATCTAGAACTCTATTGATGAGGGGCCGGGCGGCCGCTTCGTGAGAAACGAACGGCAAGCCGAATACACCCGACCCACCGAGACGAAAAAGTATAGCTCGCGTTTGACGTGGCCGTCAACGCGAGCGACGCGGACGAACGAAATCGGCGCCGGATAGCGCCAATTCCATTCCAACTCCGATTGATCCCGCCCTGCCCTGGGCCGAACACGAGGCGCTCCATGCGCCTCATTTCGTGATCTGGGACGGCCCGAAGGCCGTCCGAATTACCTAGTTTAGCTGCATTGCCGTGCGATTACGAGCCGCAGCGCCTCAGGAGGCGCTGGACTCCTCGCCTGCCGCTTCGGCCACCGGGGCCGCCGGGGCCGGAGCCTCGACCGCCGGGGCCGAGACCGGGCCCGACAGGGCTTCCATTTCCGAGTCGGTCAGACCCGAGGCGTTCTTGCGGCGCTGGGTGTGGTACGCCAGGCCGGTACCGGCCGGGATCAGACGGCCGACGATCACGTTCTCCTTGAGACCGCGCAGGCCGTCGCGGGTACCGCGCACGGCGGCCTCGGTCAGGACGCGGGTGGTCTCCTGGAACGAGGCGGCCGAGATGAACGACTCGGTCGCCAGCGAGGCTTTGGTGATGCCGAGCAGGACCGGGTCGTACTTCGACGGGATCTCGTTACGGGCCAGCAGGCGGGCGTTCTCTTCGACGAAGCGCTGACGCTCGATCTGTTCGCCGTGCAGGAACTTGCTGTCGCCCTGGTCGGTGATCTCGACCTTGCGCAGCATCTGGCGAACGATCACCTCGATGTGCTTGTCGTTGATCTTCACGCCCTGCAGGCGGTAGACGTCCTGGATTTCCTTGGTCAGGTACACGGCCAGCGGCTCGACGCCCAGCAGACGCAGGATGTCCTGCGGGCTCGGCTCGCCGTCCACCACGGTCTCGCCCTTCTCCACGTGCTCGCCTTCGAACACGATGATCTGGCGGTACTTCGGGATCAGCTCTTCGTGCTCTTCACCGTCGGCCTGCTTGATGATCAAGCGCTGCTTGCCCTTGGTGTCCTTGCCGAAGCTGACGATGCCCGAGACTTCGGCGAGGATCGCCGGGTCCTTGGGCTTGCGCGCTTCGAACAAGTCGGCCACGCGCGGCAGACCACCGGTGATGTCGCGGGTCTTCGAGGCTTCCTGCGGGATCTTGGCGACCACGTCGCCCACGCCGACCGGCGCGCCGTCCTGCAGGTTGACGATCGAGCGCGGCGGCAGCAGGTACTGCGCCGGCAAGTCGGTGTTCGGGATCTGCAGATCCTTGCCGTTCTTGTCGACGATGCGCACGATCGGGCGCAGGTCCTTGCCCATCGAGCCGCGACGCTTCGGATCGGTGATCTCGCGCGAAGCCAGGCCGGTCAGTTCGTCGGTCTTCTCGATCACGGTCACGCCGTCGACGAAGTCGATGAAGCGGATGAAACCGGCGACTTCCGAAACGATCGGGTGGTTATGCGGATCCCAGTTGGCCACGGTCTGGCCGGCCTTGATCTCGGCGCCGTCCTTGACCGCGACGGTCGCACCGTACGGCAGCTTGTAGCGCTCGCGCTCGCGGCCGTGCGGGTCGAGGACCGACAGTTCGCCCGAACGCGACACCGCGACCAGGTGGCCGTTGGCGTGAGCGACGTGCTTGAGGTTGTTGAACTTGATCGAACCGGTGGTCTTGACCGTGACGTTGTCGATGGCGGCGGCTCGCGACGCGGCGCCACCGATGTGGAACGTACGCATGGTCAGCTGCGTGCCGGGCTCGCCGATCGACTGAGCGGCGACGACGCCGACCGCTTCGCCGTGGTTGACCAGGTGGCCGCGGCCGAGGTCGCGACCGTAGCAGTGCGCGCACACGCCGAAGCTGCTTTCGCAGGTGATGGTCGAGCGCACCTTGATCGACTGGACGCTGGCGTCCTCGAGCTTCTGCACCCAGGCTTCGTCGAGCAGGGTGTTGCGGGTGACGATCGGATCCTCGTCGTTGCCCGGCAGGAACACGTCCTCGGCCACGACGCGGCCCAGCACGCGGTCGCGCAGCGGTTCGACGACGTCGCCGCCTTCGACGATCGGGGTCATGGTCAGACCGCCGAGCGTGCCGCAATCGGTTTC is a window of Lysobacter antibioticus DNA encoding:
- the rpsL gene encoding 30S ribosomal protein S12 — translated: MATINQLVRKPRQATTYKSASPALANCPQRRGVCTRVYTTTPKKPNSALRKVAKVRLTNGYEIISYIGGEGHNLQEHSVVLIRGGRVKDLPGVRYHTVRGSLDAAGVAKRRQSRSKYGAKRPKS